In Paenibacillus sp. FSL M7-0420, a single genomic region encodes these proteins:
- a CDS encoding bactofilin family protein, translated as MWNRRQPGASLRSTDSLIGHGGTLEGKVHCDTNLRIEGNFSGEILCEGTVTVGEQGTVHSSIEAQEIIIAGKVYGDVTAQRKLILTGTGQLHGNIAAGSLSIAEGSLLNGAVAMTEQPAPETAGGLHTVTAKKTAGKRRESKQSKLEGA; from the coding sequence ATGTGGAACAGACGTCAACCGGGTGCTTCGCTGAGGTCAACCGATTCGCTGATCGGACATGGCGGCACGCTTGAGGGGAAAGTGCATTGCGATACGAACCTGCGGATTGAAGGGAATTTCAGCGGGGAGATTCTATGTGAGGGTACTGTGACGGTTGGTGAGCAAGGCACCGTCCACTCCAGCATCGAGGCGCAGGAGATCATTATCGCCGGAAAGGTCTATGGAGACGTAACCGCCCAGCGGAAGCTCATACTCACCGGAACGGGACAGCTGCATGGTAACATTGCCGCCGGTTCTCTGAGCATTGCGGAAGGCAGCCTGCTGAACGGAGCTGTGGCCATGACCGAACAGCCCGCCCCTGAGACAGCGGGCGGGCTGCATACGGTCACTGCCAAGAAGACTGCAGGCAAGCGCAGAGAGAGCAAGCAGAGTAAGCTGGAGGGTGCATGA
- a CDS encoding MGDG synthase family glycosyltransferase encodes MRKKRVLLFSEGFGTGHTGAAYALAEGIRLLNPDVQCRVFELGKFLNPTVAPWILSAYRKTVSSQPKLVGMMYKTQYHKSLNRLTKLALHRIFYTHASQVIEQLRPDLIICTHPIPAAVISRLKHQGLDVPFYTLITDYDAHGSWVNAEANRYLVSTSRVKSILTGRGVPSELVTVTGIPVHPKFWESQGKTKLRKELGLADIPTALIMGGGWGLMFGKDIMNSLTARINEIQLIFCMGSNDKAIAKMQANPLLNHPNVRILGYSSEINKLMDASDLLITKPGGMTCTEGQAKGIPMLFYNAIPGQEEKNSQYFVELGLAEMLDPGVVDKWFSMLLSEYAGFGGPKKRKASPDLQQPQHCAATILKMLGKPAAEAVFSEAWSAPPPKVRSEEAVYVTP; translated from the coding sequence ATGCGAAAGAAAAGAGTACTGCTGTTTTCGGAAGGCTTCGGCACGGGCCATACAGGGGCAGCCTATGCTCTGGCTGAAGGAATACGACTGCTGAACCCCGATGTTCAGTGCCGGGTCTTCGAGCTCGGAAAATTCCTGAATCCTACGGTCGCTCCTTGGATTCTTTCCGCTTACCGCAAAACTGTCAGCAGCCAGCCGAAGCTGGTCGGCATGATGTATAAGACCCAATATCATAAATCACTGAACCGGTTGACCAAGCTGGCCCTTCACCGGATTTTTTATACGCATGCCTCTCAGGTCATTGAACAGCTGCGGCCGGATCTGATTATCTGCACGCATCCGATTCCCGCTGCGGTCATCTCCAGGCTGAAGCACCAGGGTCTTGATGTACCGTTCTATACGCTGATTACAGATTATGATGCCCACGGCAGCTGGGTAAATGCGGAAGCCAATAGATATCTGGTATCGACCTCAAGAGTCAAATCCATTCTTACGGGGCGGGGAGTCCCCTCCGAGCTGGTGACGGTGACCGGGATTCCCGTGCATCCGAAATTCTGGGAGTCCCAGGGGAAGACTAAGCTGCGTAAAGAGCTGGGGCTGGCCGACATCCCTACTGCGCTTATTATGGGCGGCGGCTGGGGCTTGATGTTCGGCAAGGATATTATGAACTCGCTCACCGCCCGGATCAATGAGATCCAGCTGATCTTCTGTATGGGCAGCAACGACAAGGCTATAGCCAAAATGCAGGCCAACCCCCTGCTGAACCATCCCAATGTAAGGATTCTCGGTTACAGCAGTGAGATTAACAAGCTGATGGATGCCTCAGATCTGCTGATCACGAAGCCTGGCGGAATGACCTGCACTGAAGGTCAGGCCAAAGGCATTCCAATGCTGTTCTATAACGCCATCCCCGGCCAGGAAGAGAAGAACAGCCAGTATTTCGTCGAGCTGGGGCTGGCCGAGATGCTTGATCCGGGCGTCGTGGACAAATGGTTCTCCATGCTCCTGAGCGAATATGCCGGATTCGGAGGACCGAAGAAGCGCAAGGCCTCTCCGGACCTCCAGCAGCCGCAGCACTGCGCCGCCACCATTCTTAAGATGCTGGGCAAGCCAGCTGCGGAAGCGGTCTTCTCTGAGGCGTGGAGCGCCCCTCCGCCCAAGGTAAGGAGCGAAGAAGCCGTCTATGTCACACCTTAA
- a CDS encoding TetR/AcrR family transcriptional regulator, with the protein MAVVDRRQQVLQAATKSFSLFGYKATTMDQVAKIANVGKGTIYTFFTNKEQLFDEILRDVIIEMKMIAEREIRRDKPFFDNLHRVLDALLEFRSEHELFIKLSQESLDFGTPQAGEGLDKIESVVLEYLEREVEQAIRQGEIKPCDPQIVSVVMFRLYIALTAELSKVHVPLTKEQIKHYFHLFLAEGLSQ; encoded by the coding sequence ATGGCTGTGGTAGATCGAAGGCAGCAGGTGCTGCAGGCGGCGACGAAGTCTTTTTCATTATTCGGGTATAAGGCAACAACGATGGACCAGGTCGCCAAGATTGCCAATGTCGGCAAAGGGACGATTTACACCTTTTTTACGAACAAGGAACAGTTATTTGATGAAATCCTGCGGGACGTCATCATCGAGATGAAAATGATCGCCGAGCGGGAGATTAGGCGCGATAAGCCGTTTTTTGATAATCTGCACCGTGTGCTGGATGCCCTGCTGGAATTTCGAAGCGAACACGAGCTATTCATCAAGCTGTCTCAGGAGAGTCTGGACTTCGGAACGCCGCAGGCTGGTGAAGGACTCGACAAGATCGAGAGTGTGGTGCTTGAATATCTGGAACGGGAGGTGGAGCAGGCCATTCGTCAAGGGGAAATCAAACCCTGCGATCCCCAGATTGTGTCGGTGGTAATGTTCAGGCTATATATCGCGCTTACTGCTGAGCTGAGCAAGGTACATGTACCGTTGACCAAAGAACAGATCAAGCATTATTTTCATCTGTTTTTGGCAGAAGGGCTGTCGCAGTAG
- a CDS encoding ABC transporter ATP-binding protein, producing the protein MPNTAEVVKPVASLMGVTKKIGSKTLISDLTLDIPPGQIFGFLGPNGAGKTTTIRMMVGLISISRGDILICGRSIKDHFEEAIANVGAIVENPEMYKFLTGYQNLRQYARMVPGVTKERINEVVELVGLSQRINDRVKTYSLGMRQRLGVAQALLHRPKLLILDEPTNGLDPQGIRELRDYLRKLCQSEGTTVFVSSHLLSEMELMCDSVAIIQNGRLIDVKQLKTVGDAAVPVSQTFFEVDNPEAALAQIGQGVIMEGGIAVDAVREEIAELNAKLVAAGIKVYSIKAMSRSLEDQFLEITGGEGIG; encoded by the coding sequence ATGCCGAATACGGCAGAAGTGGTGAAGCCTGTAGCCAGCCTGATGGGGGTTACCAAAAAGATAGGCTCCAAAACGCTGATCAGCGACTTGACACTCGACATTCCACCCGGGCAAATCTTCGGATTCCTCGGGCCGAACGGAGCCGGTAAAACCACTACCATCCGTATGATGGTAGGACTGATCTCCATTAGCCGCGGGGATATCCTGATCTGCGGACGAAGCATCAAAGACCATTTTGAAGAGGCCATAGCCAATGTGGGGGCCATCGTAGAGAATCCTGAAATGTACAAGTTCCTAACCGGATACCAGAATCTTCGCCAGTACGCCCGCATGGTGCCCGGCGTGACCAAAGAGCGCATCAATGAAGTAGTGGAGCTGGTCGGCCTCAGCCAGCGGATAAATGACCGGGTCAAGACCTATTCCTTAGGGATGCGCCAGCGGCTCGGGGTGGCCCAGGCTCTGCTGCATCGGCCGAAGCTGCTGATTCTGGACGAGCCGACCAACGGACTGGACCCGCAGGGTATCCGCGAGCTGCGTGATTATCTGCGCAAGCTGTGTCAGAGCGAGGGGACAACCGTGTTTGTCTCCAGTCACCTGCTGTCGGAGATGGAGCTGATGTGCGATAGTGTGGCGATTATCCAGAACGGCCGCCTGATCGATGTGAAGCAGCTTAAGACTGTCGGGGATGCAGCGGTACCGGTAAGCCAGACGTTCTTCGAGGTAGATAACCCTGAGGCTGCACTGGCTCAGATCGGCCAAGGTGTAATCATGGAAGGCGGAATTGCTGTGGATGCGGTGCGGGAGGAGATTGCCGAGCTGAATGCCAAGCTGGTAGCTGCCGGGATTAAAGTCTACAGCATCAAAGCGATGTCCCGTTCGCTTGAAGATCAATTCTTGGAAATTACAGGAGGTGAAGGCATTGGGTGA
- a CDS encoding YhgE/Pip domain-containing protein has translation MKSLSVFMKDLGAVFKNPKMRISMFAILFIPVLYSGLFLKAFWDPYGKMNELPVAVVNQDKGADYEGTKLTAGEDLVTELKKTDGFKWNFVSREQAEAGLADNTYYMAIVVPEDFSAKATTLLDADPQPAKIIYEPNEGYNFLAGQIGGTAVKDIKSKVSAKITEAYTSSVFDKITKIANGLGEAGDGATKIADGATKLDDGALKLKDNLVVLTEGTGKLLDGVAPLTQGVSDLNNGAAALKTGSSTLAGGLQQLSAAHKQLQEGVTQSAAGSKQLNAGLQKTAAGTASLQAGTQSAVTGTEKLQTGTKAVVDGSAKLAAGLSSSAEGSAKLEAGLTASKDGSAKTAAGAKAVADGLQALAKSNPQLAASPEVQKLLAASAAVAAGTAQLDQGQQQLLDGAAALNSGQEQLLQGANQLHSGSQQLDAGVGQLHDGAQKLYAGSSQLLDGQNQLAAGAAALENGGTKLTAGMKQFGAKLDEAAAGGAKLADGGRALEAGTTKLLAGAGKLGSGLSSVADGSKKLSDGAGQLKDGLDELKTGSGELASKLGDAALQTKSVNKTDGLVSMFAQPVQIEEVKVNKVPNYGTGFAPYFLSLGLFVGALICTIVIPMRDSEVIGASRFNRFMSRTLTFSMMSVLQALLAVLIVLYGLGLEVQNVPLFYAFSFITSLAFMWMIQAIVTWLDQPGRFVVILILIFQLTTSAGTFPLELIPNWMKFFNPLLPMTYSVKGFKAVISTGDFGSMWADAGTLGAYGIIFLALTFTYFMTRDRGNEAVLKSEQVLTV, from the coding sequence ATGAAATCTTTATCCGTGTTTATGAAGGATCTTGGCGCGGTATTCAAGAATCCCAAGATGCGTATTTCCATGTTCGCCATTCTATTTATTCCTGTTCTGTACAGCGGATTGTTCCTGAAGGCATTCTGGGACCCTTACGGTAAAATGAACGAGCTTCCGGTAGCGGTTGTCAATCAGGATAAGGGTGCTGATTATGAAGGCACCAAGCTGACCGCCGGAGAGGATCTGGTCACGGAGCTGAAGAAGACGGACGGGTTCAAGTGGAACTTCGTCAGCCGGGAGCAGGCGGAAGCCGGACTTGCGGATAATACCTATTATATGGCGATTGTGGTTCCGGAAGACTTCTCGGCCAAGGCAACTACACTGCTGGATGCAGATCCGCAGCCGGCCAAGATCATCTACGAGCCGAATGAAGGCTACAACTTCCTGGCAGGCCAGATTGGCGGCACGGCAGTGAAGGATATTAAGAGCAAGGTATCCGCCAAGATTACCGAAGCTTATACCAGTTCTGTATTTGATAAAATCACCAAAATCGCAAACGGTCTGGGCGAAGCCGGAGACGGTGCGACCAAGATCGCAGACGGCGCCACCAAGCTGGATGATGGCGCTCTGAAGCTGAAGGACAATCTGGTTGTCCTCACCGAAGGCACCGGCAAGCTGCTGGATGGTGTAGCGCCGCTTACGCAGGGCGTGAGTGATCTGAATAACGGTGCAGCCGCACTAAAAACCGGCAGCAGCACGCTGGCCGGAGGACTGCAGCAGTTATCCGCAGCGCATAAGCAGCTGCAGGAGGGTGTAACGCAGTCAGCAGCGGGCAGCAAGCAGCTGAATGCAGGGCTGCAGAAGACAGCAGCCGGAACGGCTTCGCTGCAGGCCGGAACCCAGTCGGCTGTAACCGGCACCGAGAAGCTGCAGACAGGTACGAAGGCTGTGGTGGACGGCAGCGCGAAGCTTGCGGCCGGATTAAGCTCCTCCGCCGAGGGCAGTGCGAAGCTTGAAGCCGGACTTACGGCTTCGAAGGACGGCAGTGCCAAGACAGCAGCCGGAGCCAAGGCTGTAGCTGACGGTCTGCAGGCGCTGGCGAAGTCGAATCCTCAGCTGGCGGCAAGCCCTGAGGTGCAGAAGCTGCTGGCAGCAAGCGCAGCAGTAGCTGCGGGCACGGCGCAGCTGGACCAGGGCCAGCAGCAGCTCCTTGACGGAGCTGCGGCCCTGAACAGCGGCCAGGAGCAGCTGCTGCAGGGAGCGAATCAGCTGCACAGCGGTTCACAGCAGCTGGATGCAGGGGTAGGCCAGCTGCATGACGGAGCGCAGAAGCTCTACGCAGGCAGTTCGCAGCTGCTGGATGGCCAGAATCAGCTGGCAGCCGGAGCAGCTGCACTGGAGAACGGCGGTACGAAGCTGACCGCAGGCATGAAGCAGTTCGGCGCGAAGCTGGACGAAGCTGCAGCGGGCGGTGCGAAGCTGGCAGACGGCGGCCGGGCGCTTGAAGCCGGCACTACGAAGCTGCTGGCCGGAGCAGGCAAGCTGGGCAGCGGCCTCAGCTCGGTAGCCGATGGCTCGAAGAAGCTGAGTGACGGAGCAGGGCAGCTGAAGGATGGCCTGGATGAGCTGAAGACAGGCTCCGGTGAGCTGGCAAGCAAGCTGGGCGATGCGGCTTTACAGACCAAATCGGTGAACAAGACCGATGGACTGGTATCTATGTTCGCCCAGCCGGTACAGATCGAAGAAGTGAAGGTTAACAAGGTGCCTAACTACGGCACAGGATTCGCTCCTTACTTCCTGTCCCTCGGTTTGTTCGTAGGTGCTCTGATCTGTACGATTGTTATCCCTATGCGTGATTCCGAAGTCATTGGCGCCAGCCGGTTCAACCGGTTCATGAGCCGTACCCTTACGTTCTCCATGATGAGTGTGCTTCAGGCTCTGCTGGCTGTCCTGATTGTCTTGTATGGTCTGGGACTTGAAGTACAGAATGTACCTTTGTTCTACGCCTTCTCGTTCATTACCAGCCTGGCCTTCATGTGGATGATTCAAGCGATTGTTACCTGGCTGGATCAGCCGGGCCGCTTCGTAGTCATTCTGATTCTGATCTTCCAGTTGACTACAAGCGCAGGAACCTTCCCGCTGGAGCTGATTCCTAACTGGATGAAGTTCTTCAATCCGCTGCTGCCGATGACTTACAGTGTCAAAGGCTTCAAGGCAGTAATCTCTACGGGAGACTTCGGCTCCATGTGGGCCGATGCAGGAACGCTTGGTGCTTATGGAATAATCTTCCTGGCGCTTACCTTCACCTACTTCATGACCCGTGACCGCGGCAATGAAGCGGTGCTGAAAAGTGAACAAGTTTTGACTGTATAA
- the gltB gene encoding glutamate synthase large subunit yields the protein MRHTELPGKQGLYDPQFEKDACGMGFVAHIKGKPSHDIVSNALTMLFNMEHRGGQGSEPNSGDGAGIMLQIPHRFFAGEAAKLGFELPEPGHYGVGMIFLSHNEEIRARHEALLSEIIAEEGQQVLGYRDVPTFDEMLGKTAKAAKPYVRQVFIGRSEGIKDDLSFERKLYVIRKRAELAIRYGGAEESESFYVPSLSCKKIVYKGMLTTVQVGQFYLDLQEETLESAIALVHSRFSTNTFPSWERAHPYRFMIHNGEINTLRGNVNWMHARQSLFKSEKFGEDISKVKPVVNPDGSDTAMFDNTFEFLYLSGRSLPHVAMMMVPEPWSNHDSMDEKKKAFYEYHSTLMEPWDGPAAMGFTDGVQIGAILDRNGLRPARYYVTKDDLIILSSEAGVLDIPAEDVLYKDRLRPGRMLLVDTKQGRIISDEEVKAEIASEQPYQEWLDEHLIGLDQLPDAPELPNPKHDNVQQLQQSFGYTFEDLRKVLEPMASTGAEAVGSMGYDSPLAVLSDRPQRLYNYFKQMFAQVTNPPIDAIREELVTSTATTIGPERNLLKAEPESCRQISLDSPILSNEDFAKIRHVRRAGFKSMSIPILFPAELGAEGLRIALDRMNEAADRVMGKGHNILILSDRGVDRENAAIPALLAVSSLHHHLIRSGTRTKVSILLESGEPREVHHYALLLGYGVSAVNPYLAFESLDDMISQGLLRGISHEKAVKNYIKAATKSVVKILSKMGISTIQSYRGAQIFEAVGLNSEFVDRYFTWTPSRIGGIGLAEVAQEALASHYRAFTDKDGNDMVLDSGGEYQWRSDGEEHLFNPQTIHLLQHSVRSGDYEMYKKYAALVQGESEKHQTLRSMLQFKSVGAPVSLDEVESAESIMKRFKTGAMSFGSISKEAHETLAIAMNRIGGKSNTGEGGEDPARFLTDANGDSRRSAIKQVASGRFGVTSNYLVNADEIQIKMAQGAKPGEGGQLPGRKVYPWVAEVRGSTAGVGLISPPPHHDIYSIEDLAELIYDLKNANPRASINVKLVSEVGVGTIAAGVAKGRADIILISGYDGGTGASPMNSIRHAGLPWELGLAETHQTLMLNNLRDRVVLETDGKMLSGRDLAVAVLLGAEEYGFATAPLVAVGCIMMRVCQMDTCPVGVATQNPELRKNFMGDPQHVVNFMTFVAQDLREIMAELGFRTIEEMVGRTDCLDAVKASTHWKKKGVDLSSLLHIPAMPEGSTRFRSKFQNHGLEETLDMTHLLDIAAPALESGTAVEASLPITNVNRAVGTILGSELTRKYGAAGLPDDTIRLHFTGSAGQSLGAFVPKGITITVEGDSNDYVGKGLSGGKLIIRPSRKATFAAEENIIIGNTALYGATGGEAYVSGIAGERFAVRNSGANVVVEGVGDHGCEYMTGGRVVVLGTTGRNFAAGMSGGIAYVYDPDNTFIKRCNLEMVLLERVEEADEIAELHAMISRHTQHTDSNAGRAILDSWDEALPRFARVIPKDYKRMLEQIRKVESSGLTGEAALMAAFEANMRELARVGG from the coding sequence ATGAGACACACTGAACTGCCCGGCAAACAGGGCCTGTATGATCCCCAGTTCGAAAAAGACGCTTGCGGCATGGGATTTGTCGCGCATATAAAAGGCAAGCCGTCCCATGATATTGTCAGCAATGCGCTGACTATGCTCTTCAATATGGAGCACCGGGGAGGCCAGGGAAGCGAGCCGAACTCTGGAGACGGAGCCGGCATTATGCTGCAGATTCCCCACCGTTTCTTCGCCGGCGAAGCTGCGAAGCTGGGCTTTGAGCTTCCGGAGCCGGGCCATTATGGCGTGGGTATGATCTTTCTGTCTCATAACGAGGAGATCCGCGCCCGCCATGAGGCGCTCCTGAGCGAGATTATCGCGGAAGAGGGTCAGCAGGTACTCGGTTACCGCGATGTCCCGACCTTTGACGAAATGCTCGGCAAGACGGCCAAGGCGGCTAAGCCTTATGTACGCCAGGTATTTATCGGCCGGTCGGAGGGAATCAAGGATGACCTGTCCTTCGAACGCAAGCTGTATGTGATCCGCAAACGGGCAGAGCTGGCGATCCGCTACGGCGGGGCAGAAGAGAGCGAATCCTTCTATGTGCCGAGTCTTTCCTGTAAGAAGATCGTATACAAAGGCATGCTCACTACCGTACAGGTCGGACAATTCTATCTGGACCTCCAGGAGGAGACGCTGGAATCAGCGATTGCGCTGGTCCACTCCCGCTTCAGCACCAACACCTTCCCAAGCTGGGAACGTGCCCACCCTTACCGCTTCATGATCCACAACGGTGAAATTAACACCCTTCGCGGCAATGTGAACTGGATGCATGCCCGCCAGTCGCTGTTCAAGAGCGAGAAGTTCGGAGAAGACATCAGCAAGGTTAAGCCGGTGGTGAATCCGGACGGCTCCGATACGGCCATGTTCGATAATACCTTTGAATTCCTCTACCTGAGCGGACGTTCCCTGCCCCATGTGGCGATGATGATGGTTCCTGAGCCTTGGAGCAATCATGACAGCATGGACGAGAAGAAGAAAGCCTTCTATGAATACCACAGCACCCTGATGGAACCGTGGGACGGGCCTGCCGCAATGGGCTTTACCGACGGTGTACAGATCGGGGCCATCCTCGACCGTAACGGCCTGCGTCCTGCGCGTTACTATGTCACCAAAGATGATCTTATTATTCTCTCCTCTGAAGCGGGTGTCCTCGACATTCCGGCAGAAGATGTTCTATACAAAGACCGGCTGAGACCGGGCCGCATGCTGCTCGTGGATACGAAGCAGGGCCGGATTATCTCGGACGAAGAGGTCAAGGCCGAGATCGCCTCCGAGCAGCCTTATCAAGAGTGGCTGGATGAGCATCTGATCGGTCTCGATCAGCTCCCGGATGCACCGGAGCTGCCGAATCCGAAGCATGATAATGTGCAGCAGCTGCAGCAGTCCTTCGGCTATACCTTCGAGGATCTGCGCAAGGTGCTGGAGCCTATGGCCTCCACAGGCGCCGAAGCTGTCGGCTCCATGGGTTACGATTCTCCGCTGGCCGTGTTATCAGACCGCCCACAGCGCCTGTACAATTACTTTAAGCAGATGTTCGCCCAGGTCACTAACCCGCCGATTGACGCCATCCGTGAAGAACTGGTAACGTCCACAGCGACTACGATCGGACCTGAACGCAACCTGCTGAAGGCAGAACCGGAGAGCTGCCGGCAGATCTCGCTGGATTCTCCAATTCTCTCGAACGAGGATTTCGCCAAAATCCGTCATGTCCGCCGTGCGGGCTTCAAGTCGATGTCCATTCCGATTCTCTTCCCGGCAGAGCTGGGGGCAGAGGGGCTGCGAATCGCGCTTGACCGGATGAATGAGGCGGCAGACCGCGTCATGGGCAAGGGCCATAATATCCTTATTCTGTCCGACCGGGGTGTAGACCGTGAGAATGCGGCAATTCCGGCGCTCCTGGCAGTCTCCAGCCTGCATCACCATCTGATCCGCTCGGGAACCCGTACCAAGGTCAGCATCCTGCTGGAATCCGGCGAACCGCGTGAAGTTCATCATTATGCGCTTCTGCTGGGTTATGGTGTAAGTGCGGTCAATCCTTACCTGGCCTTCGAGAGTCTCGATGACATGATCAGCCAAGGCCTGCTCCGCGGAATCTCGCATGAGAAGGCTGTGAAGAACTATATCAAGGCAGCTACGAAGAGCGTGGTCAAAATTCTGTCCAAAATGGGAATCTCCACGATTCAGTCCTATCGGGGGGCACAGATTTTTGAAGCGGTCGGGCTGAATTCGGAGTTCGTAGACCGTTACTTCACCTGGACGCCTTCGCGTATCGGCGGGATTGGCCTTGCGGAAGTGGCGCAAGAGGCGCTTGCCAGCCATTACCGCGCGTTCACCGACAAAGACGGCAACGATATGGTGCTGGATTCCGGCGGTGAATACCAGTGGCGCAGTGACGGGGAAGAGCATCTGTTCAACCCGCAGACCATTCATCTGCTTCAGCACTCCGTGCGCAGCGGTGATTATGAGATGTATAAGAAGTATGCAGCGCTCGTTCAGGGCGAAAGCGAGAAGCACCAGACGCTGCGCTCGATGCTGCAGTTCAAGAGCGTAGGTGCTCCGGTATCGCTGGATGAGGTAGAATCGGCTGAATCGATCATGAAACGCTTCAAGACCGGTGCCATGTCCTTCGGCTCGATCAGCAAGGAAGCACATGAGACGCTGGCTATTGCCATGAACCGTATCGGCGGCAAGAGCAACACCGGGGAAGGCGGAGAAGATCCGGCGCGCTTCCTTACGGACGCTAACGGCGATTCCCGCCGCAGTGCGATCAAGCAGGTGGCTTCGGGACGGTTCGGCGTTACCTCCAACTATCTGGTGAACGCCGACGAGATTCAGATCAAGATGGCGCAGGGCGCCAAGCCGGGTGAAGGCGGACAGCTTCCGGGCCGCAAGGTCTACCCTTGGGTGGCAGAGGTCCGTGGTTCAACGGCAGGTGTGGGACTGATCTCGCCGCCGCCGCATCATGATATCTATTCGATTGAGGATCTGGCCGAGCTGATCTATGATCTGAAGAATGCCAATCCGCGTGCCAGTATTAACGTGAAGCTCGTCTCTGAGGTTGGCGTGGGCACTATTGCCGCAGGTGTGGCGAAGGGCCGCGCTGATATTATCCTGATCAGCGGTTACGACGGCGGTACCGGCGCTTCGCCGATGAACTCCATCCGTCATGCCGGACTGCCTTGGGAGCTCGGCCTGGCGGAGACCCACCAGACGCTGATGCTGAACAATCTGCGCGACCGTGTCGTGCTGGAGACAGACGGCAAGATGCTCAGCGGGCGTGACCTCGCGGTAGCCGTTCTGCTGGGTGCTGAAGAATACGGCTTCGCTACTGCACCACTGGTAGCCGTAGGCTGTATCATGATGCGTGTATGCCAGATGGACACCTGTCCGGTGGGCGTAGCGACCCAGAACCCTGAGCTTCGCAAGAACTTCATGGGTGATCCGCAGCATGTGGTGAACTTCATGACCTTCGTGGCACAGGATCTGCGTGAGATTATGGCCGAGCTGGGCTTCCGGACGATTGAAGAGATGGTCGGCCGTACCGATTGCCTGGATGCGGTTAAGGCATCTACACACTGGAAGAAGAAGGGCGTTGATCTGAGCAGCCTGCTGCACATTCCGGCCATGCCGGAAGGCAGTACACGCTTCCGCAGCAAGTTCCAGAACCACGGTCTGGAAGAGACCCTGGATATGACCCATCTGCTGGATATTGCTGCACCGGCGCTGGAATCCGGCACGGCAGTGGAAGCTTCCCTGCCGATCACGAACGTGAACCGTGCCGTGGGTACGATTCTCGGCAGTGAGCTGACGCGCAAATATGGCGCAGCAGGTCTACCGGACGATACGATCCGGCTGCACTTTACCGGATCGGCGGGACAGAGTCTGGGTGCCTTCGTGCCGAAGGGCATCACTATTACCGTTGAAGGCGACTCGAATGACTATGTCGGCAAAGGGCTGTCCGGAGGCAAGCTGATTATCCGGCCTTCGCGCAAGGCTACCTTCGCGGCAGAAGAGAATATCATCATCGGAAATACGGCGCTGTACGGAGCAACCGGCGGCGAAGCTTATGTGAGCGGCATTGCCGGCGAACGGTTCGCTGTCCGCAACTCCGGGGCGAATGTAGTCGTTGAAGGCGTAGGCGACCACGGCTGCGAATACATGACCGGCGGACGTGTGGTTGTACTGGGTACAACAGGCCGTAACTTTGCAGCAGGGATGTCGGGCGGTATTGCTTATGTATACGATCCTGACAACACCTTCATCAAACGCTGTAACCTGGAAATGGTGCTGCTGGAGCGTGTAGAGGAAGCGGACGAAATCGCTGAGCTGCATGCTATGATCAGCCGTCATACCCAGCATACAGACAGTAATGCGGGCCGGGCAATTCTGGATTCATGGGATGAGGCCCTGCCGAGATTTGCCCGTGTCATTCCGAAGGATTACAAACGGATGCTGGAGCAGATCCGCAAGGTGGAGAGCAGCGGTTTGACCGGTGAAGCTGCACTGATGGCTGCTTTTGAAGCGAATATGCGTGAGCTTGCGCGTGTTGGCGGTTAA
- a CDS encoding ABC transporter permease: MGEFASLIHNENIKIFRRLRTWIMLVLLALMSALFPALVHFTTNGSDVVGLWDSFRTTVAIAFFLNTIFTALVAADSVAGEFTWGTIKLLLIRPWSRSKILLSKYISLVIFSLVSTGVLILFGYGSAFIFSSGAAGITGDMVMGWGQGEYVFMLILCSYIELFLTAAIAFMISSVFRSSGLAIVLSLSIMFTKDIFIAIFNPDRYEWANYLIFAHMNLSNYLVSDTGPGGATLGFAIAVLAVYYVVFMAVSWIVFRKRDVAA; encoded by the coding sequence TTGGGTGAGTTCGCTTCTCTCATACATAATGAGAATATCAAAATATTCAGACGTCTGCGGACATGGATTATGCTGGTTCTTCTGGCACTGATGAGCGCGCTGTTTCCGGCGCTGGTTCATTTCACCACGAACGGCAGTGATGTAGTCGGGCTATGGGACAGCTTCCGGACCACCGTAGCCATCGCATTTTTCCTGAATACCATCTTCACAGCTCTGGTAGCTGCCGACTCCGTGGCGGGCGAATTCACCTGGGGAACGATTAAGCTGCTGCTGATCCGCCCATGGAGCCGCTCCAAGATTCTGCTCTCGAAATATATTTCGCTGGTTATCTTCAGCCTTGTGAGCACGGGCGTGCTGATCCTGTTCGGCTATGGCTCCGCCTTCATTTTCTCTTCCGGGGCTGCAGGGATTACGGGGGACATGGTGATGGGCTGGGGGCAGGGCGAATATGTCTTCATGCTGATTCTGTGCAGCTACATTGAGCTGTTCCTGACAGCAGCTATTGCCTTCATGATCTCCAGCGTGTTCCGTTCCAGCGGCCTTGCGATTGTGCTGTCGCTGTCGATCATGTTCACCAAGGATATCTTTATCGCCATCTTCAACCCCGACCGGTATGAGTGGGCGAACTATCTGATTTTTGCCCATATGAATCTTAGCAATTATCTGGTGTCGGATACCGGTCCCGGGGGAGCGACGCTGGGGTTCGCGATTGCCGTCCTGGCTGTGTATTATGTTGTATTCATGGCGGTATCCTGGATTGTGTTCCGTAAAAGGGATGTAGCAGCGTAA